The following is a genomic window from Microcoleus sp. bin38.metabat.b11b12b14.051.
TTGCTGAAGTCGCCGTCCAAGAACCTGGTTTTTGCACACCGCGCATTACCATACACATATGAGTTGCTTCGATCACAACTGCTACACCTTGAGGTTTTAGCAATCCTTGAAGTGCGTCAGCAATTTGTGCAGTTAAGCGTTCTTGTACTTGCAATCTGCGGCCGTACATTTCACAAATTCGAGCGATTTTTGACAGTCCAATTACTTTCCCGTTGGGAATGTATGCAACGTGTGCTTTGCCAATAATTGGCAGAATATGATGTTCGCAGGAACTGAAAATATCAATGTCCCGCACTAATACCATTTCGTTAGCATTTTCTGTGAACACTGCTCCGTTGAGCAGTTCGTCGAGAGATTGACGATAACCTCCAGTTAAAAACTGCAAGGCTTTGACAACTCGTTTCGGTGTATCTCGCAACCCTTCGCGGTCTGGGTCTTCTCCCAATCCTAGCAGCAATGTACGCACTGCTTGCCTCATTTCTTCATCTGAGACTGGAGGTTGA
Proteins encoded in this region:
- the folE gene encoding GTP cyclohydrolase I FolE, producing the protein QPPVSDEEMRQAVRTLLLGLGEDPDREGLRDTPKRVVKALQFLTGGYRQSLDELLNGAVFTENANEMVLVRDIDIFSSCEHHILPIIGKAHVAYIPNGKVIGLSKIARICEMYGRRLQVQERLTAQIADALQGLLKPQGVAVVIEATHMCMVMRGVQKPGSWTATSAMRGVFAEDSRTRQEFMSLIAHKSSFH